In Halobaculum rubrum, the following are encoded in one genomic region:
- a CDS encoding DNA-binding protein: MSETPDDERLEELREQKLQELQDQAQGQGDAETQQAAQEQAERQQEAMLKQHLTDGARQRLNAVEMSKPDFAAKVKQQVTALARSGRVNGRIDEDQMKELLRELQPDQKSFDIRRR; this comes from the coding sequence ATGAGCGAGACCCCCGACGACGAGCGCCTGGAGGAACTGCGCGAGCAGAAGCTGCAGGAGCTTCAGGATCAAGCGCAGGGACAGGGAGACGCGGAGACACAGCAGGCCGCCCAAGAGCAGGCGGAGCGCCAGCAGGAGGCGATGCTCAAGCAGCACCTCACCGACGGCGCGCGCCAGCGGCTCAACGCCGTCGAGATGAGCAAGCCCGACTTCGCCGCGAAGGTGAAACAGCAGGTCACGGCGTTGGCGCGCAGCGGCCGGGTGAACGGCCGCATCGACGAGGACCAGATGAAGGAGCTGCTGCGCGAGCTGCAGCCGGACCAGAAGAGTTTCGACATCCGGCGCCGCTGA
- a CDS encoding M28 family peptidase has product MDLDDDLAAAVGRAWTDTAPWEFITELTALGGRMGASEGEARAADLVADAFEEIGLDRVRRQKFGATEWRRGDTTLRLTEPADRAFDAIALPYSPAGEVSGDLVDVGYGTPEEIAAVDVEGKIAVASTTTPGDSRFIHRMEKFGTAAEAGADGFVFVNHVPGQLPPTGSLTFGEEASIPAVGVSTETGAWLTEYANGGGEAELSVDAETVPGESQNVLARTGPTTDESVLVLAHYDGHDISEGALDNGCGVATLLAAARVLAAADLDIGVRFAAVGCEETGLLGSDHLAETTDLDGVKAVVNLDGAGRFRDLVAMTHTSEATARVARRVGERTHQPVDVREEPHPFSDQWPFVRRGTAALQLHSDSGERGRGWGHTHADTRDKVDDRCIREHGVLAALMVRELADEATEVPVLDPYELEEAFREADFEPGMRAAGLWPEEWE; this is encoded by the coding sequence ATGGATCTCGACGACGACCTCGCCGCGGCGGTCGGGCGCGCCTGGACCGACACCGCGCCGTGGGAGTTCATCACCGAGCTGACGGCGCTTGGCGGTCGGATGGGGGCAAGCGAGGGCGAGGCCCGCGCGGCGGATCTCGTCGCCGACGCGTTCGAGGAGATCGGACTCGACCGCGTTCGACGACAGAAGTTCGGCGCGACCGAGTGGCGCCGCGGCGACACGACGCTGCGGCTCACCGAGCCCGCCGACCGCGCGTTCGACGCCATCGCGCTGCCGTACAGCCCCGCGGGCGAGGTGTCGGGCGACCTCGTCGACGTGGGGTACGGTACGCCCGAGGAGATCGCGGCAGTCGACGTAGAGGGGAAGATCGCCGTCGCATCGACGACGACGCCGGGCGATTCACGGTTCATCCACCGGATGGAGAAGTTCGGCACCGCCGCGGAGGCGGGCGCGGACGGGTTCGTCTTCGTCAACCACGTCCCCGGACAACTGCCGCCAACGGGGTCGCTCACCTTCGGGGAGGAGGCGTCGATCCCGGCGGTGGGCGTGAGCACGGAGACGGGCGCGTGGCTCACGGAGTACGCGAACGGGGGCGGGGAGGCCGAGCTGTCGGTCGACGCCGAGACGGTGCCCGGCGAGTCACAGAACGTGCTCGCACGCACGGGACCGACGACCGACGAGTCCGTGCTCGTCCTCGCGCACTACGACGGCCACGACATCTCGGAGGGGGCGCTGGACAACGGCTGCGGCGTCGCGACGCTGCTTGCGGCCGCGCGGGTGCTCGCGGCCGCCGACCTCGACATCGGCGTCCGGTTCGCCGCCGTCGGCTGTGAGGAGACGGGGCTGCTCGGCTCGGATCACCTCGCCGAGACGACGGATCTGGACGGGGTGAAGGCCGTCGTCAATCTCGACGGAGCCGGTCGCTTCCGGGATCTCGTCGCGATGACGCACACCTCCGAGGCGACCGCGCGGGTCGCGCGCCGCGTGGGGGAGCGGACGCACCAACCGGTCGACGTGCGCGAGGAGCCGCACCCGTTCTCCGACCAGTGGCCGTTCGTCCGGCGCGGGACGGCGGCGCTCCAACTGCACTCCGACTCCGGCGAGCGCGGCCGCGGGTGGGGCCACACCCACGCCGACACTCGAGACAAGGTGGACGACCGGTGCATCCGCGAGCACGGCGTCCTCGCGGCGCTCATGGTCCGCGAGTTGGCGGACGAGGCGACCGAGGTTCCGGTCCTCGATCCGTACGAACTGGAGGAGGCGTTCCGCGAGGCCGACTTCGAGCCGGGAATGCGGGCGGCGGGGCTGTGGCCCGAAGAGTGGGAGTGA
- the thiL gene encoding thiamine-phosphate kinase — protein sequence MDEREALARLADTLPGAGDDCAVVGDRVLTTDMLHETTDFPAGVDRYTAGWRAVGASLSDVAAMGADAEAAVAAYGAPRFDPDEVHDFVRGAREVCEAVDGEYVGGDLDGHDEFTVATTALGRTDDPIRRGGAGRGDAVCVTGALGRSAAAVRAFETGDHERGNELFRFTPRVAAGVALRPYATAMMDSSDGLARSLHQLVGASDVSDLGMDITESYVPVADAIPELFDDTEARRNAALFFGEDFELVFTLASDDVEAAKAASPTPISVIGNVTWDGVEMDGEPLPDRGYEHAGD from the coding sequence ATGGACGAACGCGAGGCGCTCGCCCGGCTGGCCGACACGCTCCCGGGCGCGGGCGACGACTGCGCCGTCGTCGGCGACCGGGTGCTCACGACCGACATGCTCCACGAGACGACTGACTTCCCCGCCGGCGTCGACCGCTACACCGCCGGGTGGCGGGCGGTCGGGGCGTCGCTATCGGACGTGGCCGCGATGGGCGCGGACGCGGAGGCCGCCGTCGCGGCCTACGGAGCGCCGCGGTTCGACCCCGACGAAGTGCACGATTTCGTGCGCGGCGCCCGGGAGGTGTGTGAGGCGGTCGACGGCGAGTACGTCGGCGGCGACCTCGACGGCCACGACGAGTTCACCGTCGCCACGACCGCCCTCGGTCGGACCGACGACCCGATCCGACGCGGCGGCGCCGGGCGCGGCGACGCCGTCTGTGTGACCGGCGCGCTCGGCCGGAGCGCCGCAGCGGTCCGTGCGTTCGAGACCGGGGACCACGAGCGAGGGAACGAACTGTTCAGGTTCACCCCCCGCGTCGCGGCCGGAGTGGCGCTCCGTCCGTACGCGACGGCGATGATGGACTCCAGCGACGGGCTCGCGCGGTCGCTCCACCAACTCGTCGGGGCGAGCGACGTGAGCGATCTCGGGATGGACATCACCGAGTCGTACGTTCCGGTCGCCGACGCGATACCCGAGCTGTTCGACGACACGGAAGCACGCCGGAACGCGGCGTTGTTCTTCGGCGAGGACTTCGAGTTGGTGTTCACGCTCGCGAGCGACGACGTCGAGGCGGCGAAGGCGGCCTCGCCGACGCCGATCTCCGTGATCGGGAACGTGACCTGGGATGGCGTCGAGATGGACGGCGAACCGCTCCCCGATCGGGGCTACGAACACGCGGGCGACTGA
- the hisS gene encoding histidine--tRNA ligase encodes MPTYDRLKGFRDFYPPEMAVRREVTDTLESVARGYGFREIDTPRLEPAEMWTDKSGDDIVDELYAFEDHGGRHVTLAPELTPTVARMYAAKAQELSKPVKWVSTRPFWRYEAVQQGRFREFYQTNVDVFGSAEPEADAEVLATAADALTELGLSADDFEFRVSHRDILGSLLCSFDGDVDVRAAIRAVDKSEKVDEAEYLDLLNDAGLGFDEAREFDDLLGVDDPADLDELTDFAPGSEGLADAVDNLRAVLAAADDLGVGEHCDLSLRTARGLDYYTGAVFECFDATGEIGRSVFGGGRYDDLIEEFGGQPTPAVGVAPGHAPLGLLLERAGVAPDAAIETDYYVLQVGDTRATAARIARDLRSRGHVVESDVSDRSFGAQLNYADSINAETVVIVGEQDLANDEVTLKDMASGDQTTAPVDEFPGGVDRPTFDDFG; translated from the coding sequence ATGCCAACGTACGACCGCCTGAAGGGGTTCCGCGACTTCTATCCCCCCGAGATGGCCGTCCGCCGCGAGGTGACCGACACGCTGGAGTCGGTCGCGCGCGGGTACGGCTTCCGCGAGATCGACACGCCCCGGCTGGAGCCGGCGGAGATGTGGACGGACAAGTCCGGCGACGACATCGTCGACGAGCTGTACGCCTTCGAGGACCACGGCGGCCGCCACGTCACGCTCGCGCCGGAGCTGACGCCGACGGTCGCGCGGATGTACGCCGCGAAGGCCCAGGAGCTGTCCAAGCCGGTGAAGTGGGTCTCGACGCGCCCGTTCTGGCGCTACGAGGCCGTCCAGCAGGGCCGCTTCCGCGAGTTCTATCAGACGAACGTCGACGTCTTCGGGTCGGCCGAACCGGAGGCGGACGCCGAGGTGCTCGCGACCGCGGCCGACGCGCTCACCGAACTCGGCCTGTCGGCCGACGACTTCGAGTTCCGCGTCAGCCACCGCGACATCCTCGGGTCGCTGCTGTGCTCCTTTGACGGGGACGTCGACGTGCGCGCGGCGATCCGCGCGGTCGACAAATCCGAGAAGGTCGACGAGGCGGAGTACCTCGACCTGCTCAACGACGCAGGCCTCGGGTTCGACGAGGCGCGGGAGTTCGACGACCTGCTCGGCGTCGACGACCCCGCCGACCTCGACGAACTCACCGACTTCGCGCCCGGCTCCGAGGGCCTCGCGGACGCGGTCGACAACCTCCGGGCCGTCCTCGCGGCGGCCGACGACCTCGGCGTCGGCGAGCACTGCGACCTCTCGCTTCGCACCGCTCGCGGGCTCGACTACTACACCGGCGCCGTCTTCGAGTGTTTCGACGCGACCGGCGAGATCGGTCGCTCAGTCTTCGGCGGCGGTCGCTACGACGACCTCATCGAGGAGTTCGGCGGCCAGCCCACGCCCGCCGTCGGCGTCGCCCCCGGGCACGCGCCGCTCGGGCTCCTCCTGGAGCGCGCGGGCGTCGCCCCCGACGCGGCCATCGAGACGGACTACTACGTGCTGCAGGTGGGCGACACCCGAGCGACGGCCGCCCGGATCGCTCGCGACCTCCGGAGCCGCGGCCACGTCGTCGAGTCCGACGTATCGGATCGGAGCTTCGGCGCGCAGCTCAACTACGCCGACTCGATCAACGCCGAGACGGTCGTCATCGTCGGCGAGCAGGACCTCGCGAACGACGAGGTGACGCTGAAGGACATGGCCTCCGGCGACCAGACGACCGCGCCGGTCGATGAGTTCCCGGGCGGGGTCGACCGCCCGACGTTCGACGACTTCGGGTAA
- a CDS encoding 30S ribosomal protein S19e, with protein MVTLYDVPAADLNDEVAARLEDRIEQPEWVQFTKSGQSRELPPQQEDFWFRRAASLLRKVADRGPVGVERLATEYGGAKHGSNRYVVSPPNHEGGSRKIIRVALQQLEEEGLVETAQGEGRRVTDDGRSFLDDVAGDVLEELDRPELERYA; from the coding sequence ATGGTTACCCTCTACGACGTCCCGGCGGCGGACCTCAACGACGAGGTCGCCGCTCGACTGGAGGATCGCATCGAGCAGCCGGAGTGGGTGCAGTTCACCAAGTCCGGACAGAGCCGAGAGCTCCCGCCCCAGCAGGAGGACTTCTGGTTCCGCCGGGCGGCCTCGCTGCTGCGCAAGGTCGCCGACCGCGGCCCCGTCGGCGTCGAGCGCCTCGCCACCGAGTACGGCGGCGCCAAGCACGGCTCGAACCGCTACGTCGTCTCTCCCCCGAACCACGAGGGCGGCTCCCGGAAGATCATCCGCGTCGCGCTCCAGCAGCTGGAGGAGGAGGGACTCGTCGAGACCGCACAGGGCGAGGGCCGTCGCGTCACCGACGATGGTCGCTCGTTCCTCGACGACGTCGCCGGCGACGTGCTCGAGGAACTCGACCGCCCCGAGCTCGAGCGCTACGCGTAA
- a CDS encoding site-2 protease family protein: MSEAAAADPPRPPELDAVFHCSEVRRDGDRILYYGVSDVGERELVRRVWPAFREAGYEVQVVTTDSGLDVVVASPYSDGIDGVPWLNVALFVATVVSTLLVGAIAWYYVPIPVIRETPLAVLQAWPFTAAVLGVLLTHELGHYALGRYHGVDVSLPYVIPFILPFGTMGAIIRMRGQMPDREALFDIGVAGPLAGLAATIVVTVVGLLLGPFTVPQSVLGGGGQVIIFNNPPLLDLIAAALNQPTGYTDPTKTAHPVIMGAWVGMFFTVLNLLPVGQLDGGHIVRAMVGRRQETLAAFVPTALFGISAYLYFVRDLGLNESVGLWAFWGLFSAFIAYRGPANPIDDSALGPRRIAVGVLTFALGLLCFMLVPIQVTTL; this comes from the coding sequence ATGAGTGAGGCGGCCGCAGCCGATCCCCCCCGTCCCCCCGAACTCGACGCCGTCTTCCACTGTTCGGAGGTCAGACGCGACGGCGATCGGATCCTCTACTACGGAGTCAGCGACGTCGGCGAGCGCGAGCTCGTTCGTCGCGTCTGGCCCGCGTTCCGCGAGGCCGGCTACGAGGTGCAGGTCGTCACCACCGACAGCGGCCTCGACGTCGTGGTCGCCAGCCCCTACTCGGACGGGATCGACGGAGTCCCGTGGCTCAACGTCGCGCTGTTCGTCGCGACGGTGGTGTCGACGCTGCTCGTCGGCGCGATCGCGTGGTACTACGTCCCCATCCCGGTGATTCGAGAGACACCGCTCGCCGTGCTACAGGCATGGCCCTTCACGGCGGCCGTCCTCGGCGTGTTGTTGACACACGAGCTCGGCCACTACGCGCTGGGTCGCTATCACGGCGTCGACGTGTCGCTGCCGTACGTCATCCCGTTCATCCTCCCGTTCGGAACGATGGGAGCGATCATCCGCATGCGCGGACAGATGCCCGACCGGGAGGCGCTGTTCGACATCGGCGTCGCCGGCCCGCTCGCGGGGCTCGCCGCCACGATCGTCGTCACCGTGGTCGGGCTCCTGCTGGGTCCGTTCACGGTCCCGCAGTCGGTGCTCGGCGGCGGCGGGCAGGTCATCATCTTCAACAACCCGCCGCTGTTGGACCTGATCGCCGCGGCGCTGAACCAGCCGACCGGCTACACCGACCCGACGAAGACGGCCCATCCGGTGATCATGGGGGCGTGGGTCGGGATGTTCTTCACCGTGCTCAACCTCCTCCCTGTCGGGCAGCTCGACGGGGGACACATCGTCCGCGCGATGGTCGGACGGCGCCAGGAGACGCTCGCGGCGTTCGTGCCTACCGCGCTGTTCGGCATCTCCGCGTACCTCTACTTCGTTCGCGACCTGGGGCTCAACGAGTCGGTCGGACTGTGGGCGTTCTGGGGGCTGTTCTCGGCGTTCATCGCCTACCGTGGCCCGGCGAACCCGATCGATGACTCGGCGCTCGGTCCGAGGCGCATCGCCGTCGGCGTGCTCACGTTCGCGCTGGGGCTGCTGTGCTTCATGCTCGTCCCGATTCAGGTGACGACGCTGTGA
- a CDS encoding lysylphosphatidylglycerol synthase transmembrane domain-containing protein: protein MDSDQLRATVVGFLGAFAVLGVLLYLVGVGDLLGVLRRASLETVGLVVLVTLGWLVAWSVALRTVLGVLGIRLSVWRSFLVFNGAMFSNNVTPFGQAGGEPVTALLIAKVADTEYERGLAAIASVDTLNFVPSITLALVGAAYFATETTFGTRLQLATGVVVALALLVPGLVYLGWRNRYALETRVVGAVVPLIRRVANVLPVFSAPSEESVESRIGHFFGAIERVATDRTGIVISLAASTLGWVLQMVALYLAFLAIGQPVPFSAMLFVVPMGAIAGVTPLPGGAGGIEAVLVAVLAALPSVSVSATAALGAVVIYRGAVYWVPVIIGGVVVSVIGADSVG, encoded by the coding sequence ATGGACTCGGACCAGCTACGCGCCACGGTCGTCGGGTTCCTCGGCGCGTTCGCGGTCCTCGGCGTGCTCCTGTATCTCGTCGGCGTCGGCGACCTCCTCGGCGTGCTCCGGCGGGCCTCCCTCGAGACGGTCGGGCTCGTCGTGCTCGTCACGCTCGGGTGGCTCGTCGCCTGGTCGGTCGCGCTCAGAACCGTGCTCGGCGTGCTCGGCATCCGGCTGTCGGTATGGCGGTCGTTTCTCGTGTTCAACGGCGCGATGTTCTCCAACAACGTCACGCCGTTCGGGCAGGCAGGGGGCGAACCCGTCACCGCGCTGCTCATCGCGAAGGTGGCCGACACGGAGTACGAGCGCGGCCTCGCCGCGATCGCGAGCGTCGACACGCTCAATTTCGTTCCCTCCATCACGCTCGCGCTCGTCGGCGCGGCGTACTTCGCCACCGAGACGACGTTCGGCACCCGCCTCCAGCTGGCGACGGGCGTCGTCGTCGCGCTCGCGTTGCTCGTCCCCGGACTCGTCTACCTCGGGTGGCGCAACCGCTACGCCCTCGAGACGCGCGTCGTCGGCGCCGTCGTCCCGCTGATCCGCCGCGTCGCGAATGTTCTCCCGGTGTTCTCCGCGCCGAGCGAGGAGTCGGTCGAGTCGCGGATCGGCCACTTCTTCGGCGCCATCGAGCGCGTCGCCACCGACCGCACCGGTATCGTGATCTCGCTGGCGGCGTCGACGCTCGGCTGGGTCCTCCAGATGGTCGCCCTCTATCTCGCGTTTCTGGCGATCGGCCAGCCCGTCCCGTTCTCGGCGATGCTGTTCGTCGTGCCGATGGGCGCGATCGCGGGCGTCACGCCCCTCCCGGGCGGCGCGGGCGGCATCGAGGCGGTGCTCGTGGCCGTGCTCGCAGCGCTCCCGTCGGTGTCGGTCTCCGCGACGGCGGCGCTGGGTGCCGTTGTCATCTACCGCGGTGCGGTCTACTGGGTCCCGGTGATCATCGGCGGCGTGGTCGTGAGCGTGATCGGTGCCGACAGCGTCGGGTGA
- a CDS encoding HAMP domain-containing methyl-accepting chemotaxis protein, which yields MLEKLKIDSLDLGPKLILAFVLIAALVAITGAIGYTSVATVDEQAHIIAEDGHKMDASAELVVAIEQQQGAIQAAQLGDENAQQQFEEANQLFNEQAQRLEETELSPQQEEQFSTLKSQHEEYNTLGSEFFEAQQDGDTELAAQKADEMKSLSSPMEEDAHSIEQSAKADLESQVEIADSTTQTAQMEIIGLTMGAFVFAIVIGLFVARRITSPVTQLSEAAIAASNGNLDTELEEHAESDELGRMVDAFKEMQANLRGVFSELDAVSQNLGTGELERDIETNYPGTYGEVMERLNSGTGQLTASFDEIQRASEGLKTGDLDKRLQTDYPGQYGAVLQNLDEGLQKMSESVKSVQEVADKVATSSEDVASSTEEIEQASEEVADSVEEISHGAENQSESLQEVAGEMNDMSATVEEIASSSEEVAATATTAVERSETGQTYAAEATEEIEAIEVQADETTTRVETLDEKMEEIGEIVEMITEIADQTNLLALNASIEAARAGEAGEGFAVVADEIKGLAEEVADATTDIEQRINAIQATTTETVEGMEAMSERVERGSDTIEDAIEMFDEIANAVGEAESGIREISDATDDQAASSEEVVAMVDEVSSVSQQTAAEASNVSAATEEQTTSLSEVSENVQDLSQLSETLHDQVSMFNIRGDGTVGGVSATDPAGQPAVQADGGRSSTPEDGSGSSL from the coding sequence ATGTTGGAAAAACTGAAAATTGACAGTCTCGATCTCGGACCGAAACTCATCCTCGCGTTCGTCCTCATTGCCGCTCTGGTTGCCATCACCGGGGCGATCGGATATACCTCGGTTGCCACCGTTGACGAACAAGCACACATTATTGCGGAAGATGGACATAAGATGGACGCGTCCGCAGAACTGGTTGTTGCCATCGAGCAGCAACAGGGTGCGATACAGGCCGCCCAACTCGGTGACGAAAACGCACAGCAACAATTCGAGGAGGCAAATCAACTTTTCAACGAACAGGCACAGCGCCTCGAAGAAACGGAGTTGAGCCCACAGCAAGAAGAACAGTTCTCAACCCTCAAATCGCAACACGAGGAGTACAATACGCTTGGTAGCGAGTTCTTCGAAGCACAACAAGACGGTGACACGGAACTCGCTGCTCAGAAAGCCGACGAAATGAAGTCACTATCATCCCCAATGGAGGAAGACGCGCACTCCATTGAGCAATCAGCAAAAGCAGATCTGGAATCTCAAGTCGAGATTGCCGATAGCACGACACAGACGGCGCAAATGGAGATTATTGGACTCACCATGGGTGCGTTTGTCTTCGCCATCGTCATCGGTCTGTTTGTTGCCAGGCGCATCACGTCTCCCGTCACGCAACTCTCTGAAGCTGCCATTGCCGCCAGTAACGGCAACCTCGATACAGAGCTTGAGGAGCACGCTGAAAGTGACGAACTCGGCCGCATGGTTGATGCCTTCAAAGAGATGCAAGCGAATCTGCGAGGTGTCTTCAGCGAACTCGATGCTGTGAGCCAGAATCTTGGAACCGGAGAACTTGAACGGGATATCGAGACGAATTACCCTGGCACGTATGGAGAGGTCATGGAACGTCTCAATTCGGGCACCGGCCAGCTCACCGCTAGTTTCGACGAGATTCAACGAGCGAGTGAGGGACTCAAAACTGGCGACCTCGACAAACGGCTCCAGACTGACTACCCTGGTCAATATGGTGCGGTCTTACAGAATCTCGACGAAGGGCTCCAGAAAATGAGCGAGAGCGTCAAATCTGTGCAGGAGGTCGCGGACAAAGTCGCCACCTCCAGCGAGGACGTTGCGAGCAGCACAGAAGAGATCGAGCAGGCCAGTGAGGAAGTCGCTGACTCAGTTGAAGAAATCTCGCACGGCGCGGAGAATCAAAGCGAGAGCTTGCAAGAAGTCGCCGGCGAAATGAACGACATGTCAGCAACTGTCGAAGAGATTGCCTCCTCATCAGAAGAAGTCGCAGCAACAGCGACAACCGCCGTCGAGCGGAGTGAAACGGGTCAAACGTATGCTGCTGAAGCGACTGAAGAAATTGAAGCAATCGAAGTCCAAGCAGACGAGACGACGACGCGCGTGGAAACGCTCGACGAGAAGATGGAGGAGATCGGGGAGATCGTCGAAATGATTACCGAGATAGCTGACCAGACGAATCTGCTCGCATTGAACGCCTCGATTGAGGCCGCTCGTGCGGGCGAGGCTGGTGAAGGGTTCGCCGTTGTTGCAGATGAAATCAAAGGCCTTGCGGAGGAAGTCGCCGATGCGACGACCGATATCGAACAGCGCATTAATGCAATTCAGGCGACGACAACAGAGACTGTCGAGGGGATGGAGGCGATGAGTGAGCGCGTCGAGCGTGGGTCAGACACGATCGAAGATGCGATCGAGATGTTCGACGAAATCGCTAATGCTGTTGGAGAGGCAGAGTCGGGTATTCGAGAGATCAGCGACGCGACTGACGATCAGGCAGCCTCGTCAGAAGAAGTCGTTGCGATGGTGGATGAGGTGTCGAGTGTGAGCCAGCAGACCGCGGCAGAAGCGAGCAACGTCTCCGCTGCTACTGAAGAACAGACTACGTCGCTCTCGGAGGTTTCTGAGAACGTCCAGGATCTCTCGCAACTTTCAGAGACGCTTCACGACCAGGTCTCGATGTTCAACATTCGTGGTGACGGAACTGTCGGAGGAGTCAGCGCGACTGATCCCGCGGGCCAACCGGCAGTCCAGGCAGACGGGGGAAGGTCTTCCACGCCAGAGGACGGGTCGGGCTCATCTCTCTGA
- a CDS encoding DUF7411 family protein yields the protein MDLALCYSGGKDSSLAALVLDRFYDVTLVTAHFGVTDDHEHARRAAEALGFPFETHDLDREVALEAVETMRADGFPRNGIQRVHEHALESVASRDVDAVADGTRRDDRVPSISRAFAQSLEDRHGVDYISPLSGFGRGAVDRLVDATLDVESGPSEEVPKADYEGELRVLLREEAGDDAVAEVFPAHEQTYVRGTR from the coding sequence GTGGATCTCGCGCTCTGCTACAGCGGCGGGAAGGACTCCTCGCTCGCCGCGCTCGTCCTCGATCGCTTCTACGACGTGACGCTCGTCACCGCTCACTTCGGCGTCACGGACGACCACGAACACGCCCGCCGAGCCGCGGAGGCGCTCGGCTTCCCGTTCGAGACGCACGACCTCGACCGCGAGGTCGCCCTGGAGGCCGTCGAGACGATGCGCGCGGATGGCTTCCCCCGCAACGGGATCCAGCGCGTCCACGAACACGCGCTGGAGTCGGTCGCCTCCCGCGATGTGGACGCCGTCGCCGACGGCACCCGCCGCGACGACCGCGTTCCCTCGATCTCCCGGGCGTTCGCCCAGTCGCTGGAGGACCGCCACGGCGTCGACTACATCTCCCCCCTCTCGGGGTTCGGCCGCGGCGCCGTCGACCGCCTCGTCGACGCCACGCTCGACGTGGAGTCGGGGCCCTCCGAGGAGGTGCCGAAGGCCGACTACGAGGGCGAACTCCGCGTCCTCCTCCGCGAGGAGGCCGGCGACGACGCGGTCGCCGAGGTGTTCCCAGCGCACGAGCAGACGTACGTGCGCGGGACGCGCTGA
- a CDS encoding CopG family ribbon-helix-helix protein, translating to MTETFLTDVDGTWKEEGYNSRSEFIRDVLRDAIKHPDFNRADLKAMLASEVDIQEGNTRASDDVKADRGLAGNSDDE from the coding sequence ATGACGGAGACGTTCCTCACCGATGTTGACGGGACTTGGAAAGAGGAAGGATACAACAGTCGGAGCGAGTTCATCCGTGACGTACTTCGCGACGCGATCAAGCATCCCGATTTCAACCGAGCGGACCTGAAGGCGATGCTCGCGAGCGAAGTCGACATTCAGGAGGGGAACACGCGAGCGAGCGACGACGTGAAGGCGGATCGCGGCCTGGCCGGGAACAGCGACGATGAGTGA
- the truA gene encoding tRNA pseudouridine(38-40) synthase TruA, with amino-acid sequence MAIRRAYRVAYDGRPFFGFQRQPDVPTVEDTLLDALRALDVIAHDADTPAGYAAAGRTDRGVSAVRQTVAFDAPEWLTPRAFSSELPAGVRVWAAADVSADFHATHNAARRTYRYHLHAPGADRDRARDAAAALSGEHDVHNLTSDPRGSKTRRDLSVSVDFGAGAAAGDAAGDFLTLTVAAGGFPREFVRRLATVVRGVAVDDTGLDRVDEVLGDEPLSGAGGVGPAAPEPLVLVGVDYPGVEFEPDPEAVATLREVFSERRVDALARGRVFDDVLAAASE; translated from the coding sequence ATGGCGATCCGCCGGGCGTACCGCGTCGCCTACGACGGCCGCCCGTTCTTCGGCTTCCAGCGCCAGCCGGACGTGCCGACCGTCGAGGACACGCTGCTGGACGCGCTCCGGGCGCTCGACGTCATCGCGCACGACGCCGACACCCCGGCGGGATACGCCGCCGCCGGCCGCACCGACCGCGGCGTCTCGGCCGTCCGTCAGACCGTCGCCTTCGACGCGCCCGAGTGGCTCACGCCGCGGGCGTTCTCCAGTGAACTCCCGGCCGGCGTTCGGGTGTGGGCCGCCGCCGACGTGTCCGCCGACTTCCACGCGACCCACAATGCCGCCCGGCGGACGTACCGGTATCACCTCCACGCGCCTGGGGCGGACCGCGACCGCGCCCGCGACGCCGCCGCGGCGCTTTCGGGCGAGCACGACGTCCACAACCTCACGAGCGATCCGCGCGGGTCGAAGACCCGACGCGACCTCTCGGTCTCGGTCGATTTCGGGGCCGGCGCAGCGGCCGGCGACGCCGCCGGCGATTTCCTGACGCTCACGGTCGCAGCGGGAGGGTTCCCACGCGAGTTCGTCCGCCGACTCGCGACGGTCGTCCGCGGCGTCGCCGTCGACGACACCGGCCTCGACCGCGTCGACGAGGTGCTCGGGGACGAACCGCTGTCGGGGGCAGGGGGTGTCGGCCCCGCCGCGCCCGAGCCGCTCGTGCTCGTCGGCGTAGACTACCCCGGCGTCGAGTTCGAGCCGGACCCGGAGGCGGTCGCGACGCTCCGGGAGGTGTTCTCCGAGCGCCGCGTCGACGCGCTCGCCCGGGGTCGAGTGTTCGACGACGTGCTCGCCGCGGCGTCGGAGTGA
- a CDS encoding DUF7123 family protein: protein MSATVQPSDTDRASTDTPSKEDRLATFLREKAEDGELYFKSKFIADEVGLSPKEIGALMVKLKDSACGLSIEKWSYTSATTWRIEPAN, encoded by the coding sequence ATGAGCGCAACCGTACAACCCTCCGACACCGACCGCGCCTCGACCGACACCCCTTCCAAGGAGGATCGTCTCGCGACGTTCCTGCGCGAGAAGGCCGAGGACGGCGAGCTCTACTTCAAGAGCAAGTTCATCGCCGACGAGGTCGGCCTCTCGCCGAAGGAGATCGGCGCCCTGATGGTGAAACTCAAGGACTCCGCGTGCGGGCTCTCCATCGAGAAGTGGTCGTACACGTCCGCGACCACGTGGCGTATCGAACCGGCTAACTGA